One Streptococcus sp. S1 DNA window includes the following coding sequences:
- the efeB gene encoding iron uptake transporter deferrochelatase/peroxidase subunit, with amino-acid sequence MADDKFLDKKMDRREFLKKAGIGGAGLALGLSGASAFFANQDSSSKKAYDGDEDISFYGKHQAGITAPMQKACYLVVLDLHTTDKKEVIQLFKDWTDYSSKLVEGELVKKDGSNALLPPTDTGETVGLNPYRLSLTFGVSASFLKKLGLEAKRPKLFRDLPPFPKEQLQDKYTGGDIVIQACADDEQVAFHAVRNLIRKGRNTITMKWSKSGFAAIGDRKETPRNLFGFKDGTANVTTEKDFDKVVWTDSKDWMKGGSYMALRLVQMHLETWDRTNLQEQENTFGRYKESGAPFGKTNEFDEVDLSKLPVDSHVRLAKEVDRPILRRSYSYSDGINEQTGQFDAGLIFIAFQKDPNSFVKIQTNLGAVDKMNEYITHIGSGLFACFAGVEKGGYLGQALFE; translated from the coding sequence ATGGCTGACGACAAATTTTTAGATAAAAAAATGGACCGTCGTGAATTTCTTAAAAAAGCAGGTATTGGAGGGGCTGGTCTAGCGCTGGGCCTCTCTGGTGCATCTGCTTTTTTCGCTAATCAAGACAGTTCCAGCAAAAAAGCTTATGATGGAGACGAAGATATCTCCTTTTATGGCAAGCACCAAGCAGGGATTACAGCGCCCATGCAGAAGGCTTGTTACTTGGTTGTGTTAGATCTTCACACGACGGACAAAAAAGAAGTCATCCAGCTCTTTAAAGATTGGACTGATTATAGTAGTAAATTAGTCGAAGGAGAGTTGGTCAAAAAAGATGGTTCCAATGCCCTCTTGCCTCCAACAGATACAGGTGAAACAGTAGGACTCAACCCTTATCGCTTGAGCCTGACTTTTGGGGTTTCGGCTTCCTTTCTAAAGAAACTGGGCTTGGAGGCCAAACGTCCGAAACTATTTCGTGATTTACCCCCATTTCCAAAGGAGCAGTTGCAGGACAAATATACGGGTGGCGATATCGTCATTCAGGCCTGTGCAGATGATGAGCAAGTAGCCTTTCATGCGGTACGAAATCTGATTCGTAAAGGTCGCAATACCATCACCATGAAGTGGAGTAAATCAGGATTTGCAGCTATTGGTGACCGAAAAGAAACGCCGCGCAACCTCTTTGGTTTCAAGGATGGAACAGCAAATGTCACGACTGAGAAGGATTTTGACAAGGTCGTCTGGACTGACAGCAAGGACTGGATGAAGGGTGGTTCTTATATGGCTCTTCGCCTAGTGCAAATGCACTTGGAAACTTGGGACCGAACCAATTTGCAGGAGCAAGAAAACACCTTTGGTCGCTACAAGGAGTCTGGTGCTCCATTTGGTAAAACCAACGAATTTGATGAAGTAGATTTATCTAAACTACCAGTTGATTCACATGTCCGTTTGGCCAAAGAAGTCGATCGACCGATTTTACGCCGGTCATATTCCTATTCGGATGGCATCAATGAACAGACTGGGCAATTTGATGCTGGCTTGATCTTTATCGCCTTTCAAAAGGATCCGAACAGCTTTGTCAAAATCCAAACCAACTTGGGCGCAGTAGACAAAATGAACGAGTATATCACCCATATCGGAAGTGGACTCTTTGCTTGCTTTGCAGGCGTTGAGAAAGGAGGGTATCTTGGTCAAGCACTCTTTGAATAA